One genomic segment of Alicycliphilus denitrificans K601 includes these proteins:
- a CDS encoding YbaB/EbfC family nucleoid-associated protein — protein MFNKGQLAGLMKQAQAMQDNLKKAQEELASIEVEGESGAGLVKVLMTCKHDVKRVTIDPSLLADDKDMLEDLVAAAFNAAVRKAEETSQEKMGKITAGMPGLPGGMKFPF, from the coding sequence ATGTTCAACAAGGGACAGCTCGCCGGCCTCATGAAGCAGGCCCAGGCCATGCAGGACAACCTCAAGAAGGCCCAGGAAGAGCTTGCCAGCATCGAGGTCGAGGGCGAATCCGGCGCCGGCCTGGTCAAGGTGCTGATGACCTGCAAGCACGACGTCAAGCGCGTGACCATCGACCCCAGCCTGCTGGCGGACGACAAGGACATGCTGGAGGACCTGGTGGCCGCAGCCTTCAACGCCGCCGTGCGCAAGGCCGAAGAGACCTCGCAGGAAAAGATGGGCAAGATCACGGCCGGCATGCCGGGCTTGCCCGGCGGGATGAAGTTCCCGTTCTGA
- the dnaX gene encoding DNA polymerase III subunit gamma/tau, protein MSYLVLARKYRPKTFSEMVGQEHVVQALTNALTQQRLHHAYLFTGTRGVGKTTVSRILAKSLNCQGPDGQGGITATPCGVCPACQDIDRGRFPDYTELDAASNRGVDEVQGLLEQAVYKPVQGRFKVFMIDEVHMLTNTAFNAMLKTLEEPPEYLKFVLATTDPQKVPVTVLSRCLQFNLRPMAPETVLEHLARVLAQEGVAAEPQALRLLARAARGSMRDALSLTDQAIAFGSGQLQEAAVRQMLGSVDRGHVFRLIDALAQGDGRTVVETADTLRTHGLSAASTLEEMSAVLQRMAVLQAVPQMAAAVDATDPEAAEIARLAALMPADETQLLYSICLHGRTELGLAPDEYAALTMVLLRLLAFKPAPADAAMAEKKTLTRPEPAAAPPARAHEAPPQPTPDDVNRAVHEAIGAAEPSAPSGPAPAPAVRLPVRAPEEFRQNKPQPPASQAQTAPETVAIPVRTVPEPGARLQPMAPGGAAPAPARLVPTEEGDAWYAVVQQLIAQETITALVRELALQSQLVARDEGHWLLRVERESLNQPTARERLRAALEAAGHARQISVEVGVVIDSPARRNAQAAAERQRAAEDIVHNDPYVQQLMREFGAKIVPGSIKPA, encoded by the coding sequence ATGTCCTATCTCGTGCTCGCCCGCAAATACCGTCCCAAGACCTTCTCGGAGATGGTGGGCCAGGAGCACGTGGTGCAGGCCTTGACGAACGCGCTCACGCAGCAGCGCCTGCACCATGCCTACCTGTTCACCGGCACGCGCGGCGTGGGCAAGACCACGGTCTCGCGCATCCTGGCCAAGTCGCTCAACTGCCAGGGGCCAGACGGCCAGGGCGGCATCACGGCCACGCCCTGCGGCGTGTGCCCGGCCTGCCAGGACATCGACAGAGGGCGCTTTCCCGACTACACCGAGCTCGACGCCGCCTCCAACCGCGGCGTGGACGAGGTGCAGGGCCTGCTGGAGCAGGCCGTCTACAAGCCGGTGCAGGGGCGCTTCAAGGTCTTCATGATCGACGAAGTGCACATGCTCACGAACACGGCGTTCAACGCCATGCTCAAGACGCTGGAGGAGCCCCCGGAATACCTCAAGTTCGTGCTCGCCACGACCGACCCGCAGAAAGTGCCGGTCACGGTGCTCAGCCGCTGCCTGCAGTTCAACCTGCGGCCCATGGCGCCCGAGACGGTGCTCGAGCACCTCGCGCGCGTGCTGGCGCAGGAGGGCGTGGCCGCCGAGCCCCAGGCGCTGCGCCTGCTCGCGCGCGCGGCGCGCGGCTCCATGCGCGACGCGCTGAGCCTGACCGACCAGGCCATTGCCTTCGGCAGTGGCCAGCTGCAGGAAGCCGCCGTGCGCCAGATGCTGGGCAGCGTGGACCGCGGCCATGTGTTCCGCCTGATCGATGCGCTGGCGCAGGGCGACGGCCGGACCGTGGTGGAGACGGCGGACACCTTGCGCACCCATGGCCTGTCGGCCGCAAGCACGCTGGAGGAGATGAGCGCCGTGCTGCAGCGCATGGCCGTGCTGCAGGCCGTGCCGCAGATGGCTGCCGCCGTGGACGCGACCGACCCCGAGGCCGCCGAGATCGCCCGCCTGGCCGCGCTGATGCCGGCCGACGAGACACAGCTGCTCTACAGCATCTGCCTGCACGGCCGCACCGAGCTGGGCCTGGCGCCCGACGAATACGCCGCCCTGACCATGGTGCTGCTGCGCCTGCTGGCCTTCAAGCCCGCTCCGGCCGATGCGGCCATGGCGGAAAAAAAAACTCTGACGCGGCCTGAACCCGCCGCCGCGCCGCCCGCGCGGGCCCATGAGGCGCCGCCGCAGCCCACGCCGGACGATGTGAACCGGGCGGTGCACGAGGCGATCGGCGCGGCGGAGCCCTCGGCGCCAAGTGGCCCGGCCCCAGCGCCCGCCGTGCGCCTGCCCGTGCGGGCGCCCGAGGAATTCCGACAAAATAAGCCTCAACCGCCCGCCAGCCAAGCGCAGACAGCTCCTGAAACGGTAGCAATACCTGTGCGCACCGTGCCCGAGCCCGGCGCGCGCCTGCAGCCCATGGCACCGGGCGGCGCCGCGCCCGCGCCGGCGCGGCTCGTGCCCACGGAGGAGGGCGACGCCTGGTACGCCGTGGTGCAGCAGCTCATCGCGCAGGAGACTATCACTGCCCTGGTGCGCGAGCTCGCACTGCAGTCGCAGCTCGTGGCGCGCGACGAAGGCCACTGGCTGCTGCGCGTGGAGCGCGAGTCGCTGAACCAGCCCACGGCGCGCGAACGCCTGCGCGCGGCCCTTGAGGCCGCGGGCCACGCGCGCCAGATCAGCGTGGAGGTGGGCGTGGTCATCGACAGCCCCGCGCGCCGCAACGCCCAGGCCGCGGCCGAGCGCCAGCGCGCGGCCGAGGACATCGTCCACAACGACCCCTACGTGCAGCAGCTGATGCGCGAGTTCGGCGCGAAAATCGTGCCCGGCAGCATCAAGCCCGCATAA
- a CDS encoding TOBE domain-containing protein: MTAAAQQDGARIELRGSVWMTVGGRSLGGPGRVELLAYIATHGSISQAAKAMGMSYKAAWDAIDAMNQLAGEPLVERLVGGKGGGGTKLTERGMRLVRSFGVIERAHRRFVDQLSTQAQGVADDFLLIRRMGMRTSARNQFFGTVTRVTPGAVNDEIELDVPGMGQKLVAIVTHESAQSLGLVLGAEAFALVKASSVIVVTDDQGARFSARNRLRGTVSRVQKGAVNTEVVIGLPGGAAVAAIITNESCDALGLAPGTAASALFKASSVIVGVPA, translated from the coding sequence ATGACGGCAGCAGCGCAGCAGGACGGCGCGCGCATCGAATTGCGCGGATCGGTGTGGATGACGGTGGGCGGCCGCAGCCTGGGCGGGCCGGGCCGGGTGGAGCTGCTGGCGTACATCGCCACGCATGGCTCCATCAGCCAGGCGGCCAAGGCCATGGGCATGAGCTACAAGGCGGCGTGGGACGCCATCGACGCCATGAACCAGCTCGCGGGCGAGCCGCTCGTGGAGCGGCTCGTGGGCGGCAAAGGCGGCGGGGGCACGAAGCTCACTGAAAGAGGGATGCGCCTGGTGCGCAGTTTCGGCGTCATCGAGCGCGCGCACCGCCGGTTCGTGGACCAGCTCAGCACGCAGGCGCAGGGCGTGGCCGATGACTTCCTTTTGATACGGAGAATGGGCATGAGAACGAGTGCACGCAACCAATTCTTCGGCACGGTGACCCGCGTGACGCCCGGGGCCGTGAACGACGAGATCGAACTGGACGTGCCCGGCATGGGCCAGAAGCTCGTCGCCATCGTCACGCACGAGAGCGCCCAGAGCCTGGGCCTCGTTCTGGGGGCCGAGGCGTTCGCGCTGGTCAAGGCCTCGTCGGTCATCGTGGTGACGGACGACCAGGGCGCCAGGTTCTCGGCGCGCAACCGCCTGCGGGGCACCGTGTCGCGCGTACAGAAGGGCGCCGTGAACACCGAGGTGGTGATCGGCCTGCCCGGAGGCGCGGCGGTGGCCGCCATCATCACCAACGAGAGCTGCGACGCGCTGGGCCTGGCGCCGGGCACGGCGGCATCGGCGCTGTTCAAGGCGTCGAGCGTGATCGTGGGGGTTCCCGCGTAA
- the modD gene encoding ModD protein codes for MNSVFFDHATIDAWIAEDAPLVDLTTHLLAVGGQPARMRFTVRGESVAACTEEAARIVRHCGGRVEDLLASGTPVAAGDVLLAATGDAAGLLRAWKVAQNLLEYACGVAGATARMVRAVQAAAPGVAVLTTRKHAPGLRRIALKATLSGGAFPHRLGVGETVLVFPQHRALLGGWDGVAERLAAVAHALAEKKCVIEAHSLDEALRAAAAGADVVQFDKAAPQDLRAWCPPLRARHPRLRLLAAGGINAGNAADYAASGVDALVTSSLHYAPPADVGVSVAPL; via the coding sequence ATGAATTCCGTGTTTTTCGACCACGCCACGATCGACGCCTGGATCGCCGAGGACGCGCCGCTCGTGGACCTGACCACCCACCTGCTCGCCGTGGGCGGCCAGCCCGCGCGCATGCGCTTCACGGTGCGCGGCGAATCGGTGGCCGCCTGCACCGAGGAGGCCGCGCGCATCGTGCGGCACTGCGGCGGGCGCGTAGAGGATCTGCTGGCGAGCGGCACGCCCGTGGCCGCGGGCGACGTGCTGCTGGCCGCCACCGGCGACGCGGCCGGCCTGCTGCGCGCCTGGAAGGTGGCGCAGAACCTGCTGGAGTACGCCTGCGGCGTGGCCGGCGCCACCGCGCGCATGGTGCGCGCCGTGCAGGCCGCCGCGCCCGGCGTGGCCGTGCTCACCACGCGCAAGCATGCGCCGGGGCTGCGCCGCATCGCGCTCAAGGCCACCTTGAGCGGCGGCGCGTTCCCGCATCGGCTGGGCGTGGGCGAGACGGTGCTGGTCTTCCCCCAGCACCGCGCGCTGCTCGGCGGCTGGGACGGCGTGGCCGAGCGCCTGGCCGCCGTGGCGCACGCGCTGGCCGAGAAGAAATGCGTGATCGAGGCGCATTCGCTCGACGAGGCGCTGCGCGCGGCCGCCGCAGGCGCGGACGTGGTGCAGTTCGACAAGGCCGCGCCGCAGGACCTGCGCGCCTGGTGCCCGCCGCTGCGCGCGCGCCACCCGCGGCTGCGGCTGCTGGCCGCCGGCGGCATCAACGCCGGCAACGCGGCGGATTACGCGGCCAGCGGCGTGGATGCGCTGGTCACCAGCAGCCTGCACTACGCCCCGCCCGCCGACGTGGGCGTGAGCGTGGCGCCGCTGTAG
- the modB gene encoding molybdate ABC transporter permease subunit, whose amino-acid sequence MLDGCPGAPLLLTFGVVAWSMGLQLVLGTALAWLLARRRFAGRGLLDALVTLPLVFPPIVLGYGLLLLLGRQGWLTQWLPPPLRPEIVFTQTGLVIAAFVAGLPLMVKPAQAAFAGIPPRLREAAALLGHRPWSVFWRIDVPLARRGVAAGLVLAGGRALGEVGLSLMLGGNIAGRTETLSLAIYNHVMDGNLACANTLSLLLAGIAALAFFVLRRWGAL is encoded by the coding sequence ATGCTGGACGGCTGTCCGGGTGCGCCCCTGCTGCTGACCTTCGGCGTGGTGGCGTGGAGCATGGGCCTGCAGCTCGTGCTGGGCACGGCGCTGGCGTGGCTGCTCGCGCGCAGGCGCTTCGCGGGGCGTGGGCTGCTCGACGCGCTCGTCACGCTGCCGCTGGTGTTTCCGCCCATCGTGCTGGGCTACGGCCTGCTGTTGCTGCTCGGGCGCCAGGGCTGGCTCACGCAGTGGCTGCCGCCGCCGCTGCGGCCCGAGATCGTGTTCACGCAGACGGGGTTGGTGATCGCGGCCTTCGTCGCCGGGCTGCCGCTCATGGTCAAGCCCGCGCAGGCGGCATTCGCGGGCATACCGCCGCGCCTGCGCGAGGCCGCGGCCTTGCTCGGGCACCGGCCCTGGAGCGTGTTCTGGCGCATCGACGTGCCGCTGGCGCGCCGGGGCGTGGCGGCAGGGCTGGTGCTGGCCGGCGGGCGCGCTCTGGGCGAGGTGGGGCTGTCGCTCATGCTGGGCGGCAACATCGCCGGGCGCACCGAGACGCTGTCGCTGGCCATCTACAACCACGTCATGGACGGCAACCTGGCCTGCGCCAACACGCTGTCGCTGCTGCTGGCGGGCATCGCCGCGCTGGCTTTCTTCGTACTACGCCGATGGGGAGCGCTATGA
- the modA gene encoding molybdate ABC transporter substrate-binding protein — MQRFFLACAAFLLAANAWAADALLVAAGAGYRKPVMELLEDFSKSSGMRTEASFGNMRQVETQARQNPDIALMIGDRAFLEPMGLAERFQPLGTGRLVLVTARGQAIASLADLREPRFRRIALPDRAKAVYGNAAATCLARLGLAQPLAGRLVEVATVPQVSAYVATGEVDAGFLNRTEALALQGRAGAAIDAPQDCYDPIELSVGVLKGRAGGAAARAFLNYLASPAARQVLERHGM, encoded by the coding sequence ATGCAACGTTTCTTCCTGGCCTGCGCGGCCTTCCTCCTGGCCGCGAACGCCTGGGCCGCCGATGCGCTGCTGGTCGCCGCGGGCGCCGGCTACCGCAAGCCCGTCATGGAATTGCTGGAGGACTTCTCGAAGTCCAGCGGCATGCGCACCGAGGCGAGCTTCGGCAACATGAGGCAGGTGGAAACGCAGGCCAGGCAGAACCCCGACATCGCGCTGATGATCGGCGACCGCGCTTTCCTGGAGCCCATGGGGCTGGCCGAGCGCTTCCAGCCCCTGGGCACGGGCAGGCTGGTGCTGGTGACGGCGCGCGGGCAGGCCATCGCCTCCCTGGCCGACCTGCGCGAGCCGCGCTTTAGGCGCATCGCGCTGCCCGACCGCGCCAAGGCGGTCTATGGCAACGCGGCAGCCACCTGCCTGGCGCGCCTGGGCCTGGCGCAGCCGCTGGCCGGGCGGCTCGTGGAGGTCGCCACCGTGCCCCAGGTGAGCGCCTATGTCGCCACGGGCGAGGTGGATGCGGGCTTCCTCAACCGCACCGAGGCGCTGGCGCTGCAGGGGCGCGCGGGAGCGGCCATCGACGCGCCGCAGGACTGCTACGACCCCATCGAGCTGAGCGTGGGCGTGCTCAAGGGGCGCGCCGGCGGGGCCGCCGCGCGGGCCTTCCTCAACTACCTGGCATCGCCCGCCGCGCGGCAGGTGCTCGAACGCCACGGCATGTAA
- a CDS encoding DUF364 domain-containing protein, whose protein sequence is MLNAATDGLLAELHADVAGALGAQALERLRIARAVLGIFFTGVQLDNGVGGLCATPVKSVPEAVCCPSSALAMPVPGRIAGRSAAEVLQDLYRPQDLRRALAIATLNALAETLWQRDGPPPGARVEEGDAFDALAIAPGQRALRRSGQPFHVLELGPSTLKPEELPFYAPAERAPEIVGGADVLITTGTTLVNGTLDDLLRHLRPGAQAAVVGPTATLRAAPFARRGATVVGGTRVRAPAELLDLLAEGGSGYHFFGKSVERICLCL, encoded by the coding sequence ATGCTGAACGCCGCAACCGACGGCCTGCTGGCCGAACTGCATGCCGACGTGGCGGGCGCCCTGGGCGCGCAGGCCCTGGAGCGCCTGCGCATCGCGCGCGCCGTGCTGGGCATCTTCTTCACGGGCGTGCAGCTCGACAACGGCGTGGGCGGCCTGTGCGCCACGCCCGTCAAGAGCGTGCCCGAGGCCGTGTGCTGCCCCAGCTCCGCGCTGGCCATGCCCGTGCCGGGCCGCATCGCCGGGCGCAGCGCGGCCGAAGTGCTGCAGGATCTGTACCGCCCGCAGGACCTGCGCCGCGCGCTCGCCATCGCCACGCTTAACGCGCTGGCCGAGACGCTGTGGCAGCGGGACGGCCCGCCGCCCGGCGCGCGCGTGGAGGAGGGCGATGCGTTCGACGCGCTCGCCATCGCGCCCGGCCAGCGCGCGCTGCGGCGCAGCGGCCAGCCCTTTCACGTGCTCGAACTCGGCCCCTCCACGCTCAAGCCCGAGGAGCTGCCGTTCTACGCACCCGCCGAGCGCGCCCCGGAGATCGTGGGCGGGGCCGACGTGCTCATCACCACCGGCACCACCCTGGTCAACGGCACGCTGGACGACCTGCTGCGCCACCTGCGCCCCGGCGCGCAGGCCGCCGTGGTGGGGCCCACGGCCACGCTGCGCGCGGCGCCGTTCGCGCGCCGGGGCGCCACCGTGGTGGGCGGCACGCGCGTGCGCGCGCCCGCCGAACTGCTCGACCTGCTCGCCGAAGGGGGCTCGGGCTACCACTTCTTCGGCAAGTCGGTGGAACGCATTTGTCTTTGCCTGTGA
- a CDS encoding class I SAM-dependent methyltransferase, with protein sequence MTIDAIDFGRLYRDHLAIAARTRKTASAWDSRAAGMAAKALRSGYTRDFVARMDLAGAESLLDVGCGPGTIALAVAPRLRRVVGLDYSAAMLDALRALAAEQGLQHVETLHRAWEDDWSDVPVCDVAVASRATLVDDIAAALAKLDAKARRRVYLTHPAGGHFIDPAIQRVIGRSVPTVPDYIYLVNILHRMGIHPCLSYLTQESRLADAQDFDDYARRVAWSLGELSVAETTRLCAWYGQATPAERAGPPMRWAFISWEKPRC encoded by the coding sequence ATGACCATAGACGCCATCGACTTCGGCCGCCTGTACCGCGACCACCTCGCCATCGCCGCGCGCACGCGCAAGACCGCCAGCGCCTGGGACTCCCGCGCCGCGGGCATGGCCGCCAAGGCACTGCGCAGCGGCTACACGCGGGACTTCGTGGCGCGCATGGACCTCGCGGGCGCCGAATCGCTGCTCGACGTGGGCTGCGGCCCCGGCACCATTGCGCTGGCCGTGGCGCCCCGCTTGCGGCGCGTGGTGGGGCTGGACTACAGCGCCGCCATGCTGGACGCCCTGCGCGCGCTGGCCGCAGAGCAGGGCCTCCAGCACGTCGAGACGCTGCACCGCGCTTGGGAGGACGACTGGAGCGACGTGCCCGTGTGCGACGTCGCCGTCGCCTCGCGCGCCACGCTGGTGGACGACATCGCCGCCGCGCTCGCCAAGCTGGACGCCAAGGCGCGGCGGCGCGTGTACCTCACGCACCCCGCGGGCGGGCATTTCATCGACCCGGCCATCCAGCGCGTGATCGGCCGCAGCGTGCCCACCGTGCCGGACTACATCTACCTCGTCAACATCCTGCACCGCATGGGCATCCACCCCTGCCTGTCCTACCTTACGCAGGAAAGCCGCCTGGCCGACGCGCAGGACTTCGACGACTACGCGCGCCGCGTGGCCTGGTCGCTGGGCGAGCTGAGCGTGGCGGAAACCACGCGCCTGTGCGCCTGGTACGGGCAGGCAACGCCCGCCGAGCGCGCGGGCCCGCCCATGCGCTGGGCCTTCATCTCCTGGGAGAAACCACGATGCTGA
- a CDS encoding ABC transporter ATP-binding protein translates to MSVVLQAQSLSIGHGRRCVAQGLAFALAPGEVLCLLGANGSGKTTLLRTLLGLLPPLAGEVRCRGQNVVAWPRAAFARHVGYVPQAHAGLFPFTVEDVVLMGRAARVGRFSAPGAADRQVARHCLELLGIARLRASVYTAISGGERQLALIARALAQEPSLLVMDEPTASLDFGNQIRVLEHIGRLRAGGMAVLMSTHQPEHALRIADRVALLGGGRLQAIGAPRATATPAALAALYGVSESAVAASLNWTTA, encoded by the coding sequence ATGAGCGTGGTGCTGCAGGCGCAGAGCCTGTCCATCGGCCACGGCCGGCGCTGCGTGGCGCAGGGGCTGGCCTTCGCGCTTGCGCCCGGCGAGGTGCTGTGCCTGCTGGGCGCCAACGGCAGCGGCAAGACCACGCTTTTGCGCACGCTGCTCGGCCTGCTGCCGCCGCTGGCGGGCGAGGTGCGCTGCCGCGGCCAGAACGTGGTCGCATGGCCGCGCGCGGCCTTCGCGCGCCACGTGGGCTACGTGCCGCAGGCGCACGCGGGCCTGTTCCCCTTCACCGTGGAGGACGTGGTGCTCATGGGCCGCGCGGCGCGCGTGGGACGCTTCTCCGCGCCGGGCGCGGCGGACCGGCAGGTGGCGCGGCACTGCCTGGAGCTGCTCGGCATCGCCCGCCTGCGCGCGAGTGTCTACACGGCCATCAGCGGCGGCGAGCGCCAGCTCGCGCTCATCGCCCGCGCCCTGGCGCAGGAACCCTCGCTGTTGGTGATGGACGAGCCCACGGCGAGCCTGGACTTCGGCAACCAGATCCGCGTGCTGGAGCACATCGGGCGCCTGCGCGCAGGTGGCATGGCCGTGCTCATGAGCACGCACCAGCCCGAGCACGCGCTGCGCATCGCTGACCGCGTCGCGCTGCTGGGCGGCGGGCGGCTGCAAGCCATCGGCGCGCCGCGCGCCACCGCCACCCCGGCGGCACTCGCCGCGCTCTACGGTGTGAGCGAAAGCGCCGTCGCCGCCTCCTTGAACTGGACCACCGCATGA
- a CDS encoding FecCD family ABC transporter permease translates to MPLRWLLAVALLAAVVLAAFASGKFSVAPGDLWRAVAARLTGAESGLPAAVETVVWSIRLPRVAAGLLVGMALAAAGAAYQGMFRNPLVSPDILGVSAGAGLGAVAAIYLGLPIAAVQALAFAGGLLAVGAVLAVAGLVRRHDPVLVLVLAGVAVGALLGAGIALVKILADPATQLPTITFWLLGGLNAVTPADLKATAPALLAGLVPLALLRWRINLLSLPDEEAQALGVAVRRLRLALVAAATLATAAAVSLAGIVGWVGLVVPHVARLLVGPEFSRLLPASLLLGGGFLVAADTLARTAAPIELPLGILTALVGAPFFLLLLARSGGRE, encoded by the coding sequence ATGCCGCTGCGCTGGCTGCTGGCCGTGGCGCTGCTCGCGGCCGTGGTGCTGGCGGCCTTCGCCTCGGGCAAGTTCTCCGTCGCGCCGGGCGACCTGTGGCGCGCCGTGGCCGCGCGCCTCACGGGCGCGGAGTCGGGCCTGCCGGCTGCCGTGGAGACGGTGGTGTGGAGCATCCGCCTGCCGCGCGTGGCCGCCGGGCTGCTCGTGGGCATGGCGCTGGCGGCGGCGGGCGCGGCCTACCAGGGCATGTTCCGCAACCCGCTGGTCTCGCCCGACATCCTGGGCGTGTCGGCCGGCGCGGGGTTGGGCGCGGTGGCGGCCATCTACCTGGGCCTGCCGATCGCGGCGGTGCAGGCGCTGGCCTTCGCGGGCGGGCTGCTGGCCGTGGGGGCGGTGCTCGCGGTGGCGGGCCTGGTGCGGCGGCACGACCCGGTGCTGGTGCTGGTGCTCGCGGGCGTGGCCGTGGGCGCGCTGCTGGGCGCGGGCATCGCGCTCGTGAAGATTCTGGCCGACCCCGCCACGCAGTTGCCCACCATCACCTTCTGGCTGCTGGGCGGGCTGAACGCGGTCACGCCCGCGGACCTGAAAGCCACCGCGCCCGCGCTGCTCGCGGGCCTGGTGCCGCTGGCGCTGCTGCGCTGGCGCATCAACCTGCTGTCCCTGCCCGACGAGGAGGCGCAGGCGCTGGGCGTGGCCGTGCGGCGCCTGCGCCTGGCGCTGGTGGCCGCGGCCACGCTGGCCACGGCGGCGGCGGTGTCGCTCGCGGGCATCGTGGGCTGGGTGGGCCTGGTGGTGCCGCACGTGGCGCGGCTACTGGTGGGGCCGGAGTTCTCGCGGCTGCTGCCCGCGTCGCTGCTGCTGGGCGGGGGCTTCCTGGTGGCGGCGGACACGCTGGCGCGCACCGCGGCGCCGATCGAGCTGCCGCTGGGCATCCTCACCGCGCTGGTGGGCGCGCCGTTCTTCCTGCTCCTGCTGGCCCGCTCGGGAGGGCGCGAATGA
- a CDS encoding ABC transporter substrate-binding protein codes for MMRRRLLLQLPLALTAARVRAQSAEGVVVARFGTPPGHVRKVFAAGPPAGVLVAALAPEKLIGWPLTLGDEARALLGPQLRALPHTGRLSGRGSTVPLESLLLLAPDLVLDAGTADATYVSGVRRVSEQTGLPTVLVQGRIADHAAQLRAVGRLLGAAERGERLALEAEAAIALAARVRASVPPAGRPRVYYGRGADGLETGRAGSINVELLDFCAGRNVAAEAGQGALTRVSLEQLLQWDPEVIVTQDAAFARRVLADPQWRGIAAVRAGRVHCAPALPFGWLDGPPGVNRLIGVRWLLERLHPGHPALRALEPLPEAVRRFYQSFYGAALSAQDVQRLLDGI; via the coding sequence ATGATGCGCCGGCGCCTGCTGCTGCAACTGCCGCTGGCGCTCACGGCCGCGCGCGTCCGTGCACAGAGTGCGGAGGGCGTGGTCGTGGCGCGCTTCGGCACGCCGCCCGGGCACGTGCGCAAGGTGTTCGCGGCGGGCCCGCCCGCGGGCGTGCTGGTGGCGGCGCTCGCGCCCGAGAAGCTCATCGGCTGGCCGCTCACGCTCGGCGACGAGGCGCGCGCGCTGCTCGGCCCGCAGCTGCGCGCGCTGCCGCACACGGGGCGCCTGTCGGGGCGCGGCAGCACGGTGCCGCTCGAATCGCTGCTGCTGCTGGCGCCCGACCTGGTGCTGGACGCGGGCACGGCGGACGCCACCTACGTCTCCGGCGTGCGCCGCGTGAGCGAGCAGACGGGCCTGCCCACGGTGCTGGTGCAGGGGCGCATCGCCGACCACGCCGCGCAGCTGCGCGCGGTGGGCCGCCTGCTGGGCGCGGCCGAACGCGGCGAGCGGCTGGCCCTGGAAGCCGAAGCCGCAATCGCCCTGGCCGCTCGGGTGCGCGCCAGCGTGCCGCCGGCCGGGCGCCCGCGCGTGTACTACGGGCGCGGCGCGGACGGGCTGGAGACGGGACGCGCCGGCTCCATCAACGTGGAGCTGCTGGATTTCTGCGCCGGCCGCAACGTGGCGGCCGAGGCGGGCCAGGGCGCGCTCACGCGCGTGTCGCTGGAGCAACTGCTGCAGTGGGACCCCGAGGTCATCGTCACGCAGGACGCGGCCTTCGCGCGCCGCGTGCTCGCCGACCCGCAGTGGCGCGGCATCGCCGCCGTGCGCGCGGGGCGGGTGCACTGCGCGCCCGCGCTGCCCTTCGGCTGGCTGGACGGGCCGCCCGGCGTGAACCGCCTGATCGGCGTGCGCTGGCTGCTCGAGCGCCTGCACCCCGGCCACCCGGCGCTGCGCGCGCTGGAGCCGCTGCCTGAGGCGGTGCGGCGCTTCTACCAGTCGTTCTACGGCGCCGCGCTGTCGGCGCAGGACGTGCAAAGGCTGCTGGATGGAATATGA
- a CDS encoding DUF2478 domain-containing protein: protein MATHPLAALVYGGDMDGGDAADALVLEFCQDLQRAGWRVGGLAQQCVPAEGGGKPRLQLVDMRTGRVFSISQDLGPLSRACCLDPDGVAQAGGVLRQALADRVHLAVGNRFGALEATGGGHAAELAALVGEDIPVLTVVAAKHLDAWRRFTGGMGEELPPRMAALRSWFTLAVGRRVPA from the coding sequence ATGGCGACACATCCTTTGGCGGCCCTGGTGTATGGCGGCGACATGGACGGCGGCGACGCGGCCGACGCGCTGGTGCTGGAGTTCTGCCAGGACCTGCAGCGCGCGGGCTGGCGCGTGGGCGGCCTGGCGCAGCAGTGCGTGCCGGCCGAGGGCGGCGGCAAGCCGCGCCTGCAGCTCGTGGACATGCGCACGGGTCGGGTGTTCTCCATCTCGCAGGACCTCGGGCCGCTCTCGCGCGCGTGCTGCCTCGACCCGGACGGCGTCGCGCAGGCCGGCGGCGTGCTGCGCCAGGCACTGGCCGACCGGGTGCACCTGGCCGTCGGCAACCGCTTCGGCGCGCTGGAGGCCACGGGCGGCGGCCATGCGGCCGAGCTGGCGGCGCTGGTGGGCGAGGACATTCCCGTGCTCACCGTGGTCGCGGCCAAGCACCTCGATGCCTGGCGCCGGTTCACGGGCGGCATGGGCGAGGAGCTGCCCCCGCGCATGGCCGCGCTGCGGTCCTGGTTCACGCTGGCCGTGGGCCGCAGGGTGCCGGCATGA